The Planktothrix tepida PCC 9214 genome window below encodes:
- a CDS encoding esterase-like activity of phytase family protein, producing MRVGKKYKSFFKNLAILFCSLVFLTACSIPQVSAEERMFVDLSLSFLGKYELSNSTTLKHQSVEKLSSLTYQVPGYGTSTDSRIRFYGLSDTAKTESPAKFYTLNFTLDPSESIPLKDITIDGLTILKDKQDQPLLENQVYPESIAFSPRHSVFISTENLENVNTPPLIAEYDLITGQLKNTVPLSPFYFPQFNESEQTQGVEPKFGFKGLTISPDGFSPDGRDPFRLFTVTEKPLIQDRDPENSTKLRLLHYVIADRASFLVSETLYLLDETSQRLVDIAAAKGGILLSLEQSKDTGKIYQLFTGDATDTSRMVSLQGDLIKVQPVRKKLLLDLQDLGISLQQLNGMTLGSRLPDGNQSLVLMGEDDYHKTQVLFFSFKQS from the coding sequence TTGAGAGTTGGCAAAAAATATAAAAGCTTTTTTAAAAATCTGGCAATTTTATTCTGTAGTTTGGTATTTTTAACCGCTTGTTCTATTCCGCAAGTGTCCGCAGAGGAGAGAATGTTTGTTGATTTATCGCTCAGTTTTTTAGGGAAATATGAATTATCAAACTCAACAACATTGAAACATCAATCTGTCGAGAAGTTATCATCTCTGACTTATCAAGTTCCGGGGTATGGAACCTCAACGGATAGCAGAATTCGATTTTATGGGTTATCAGATACAGCAAAAACAGAGTCCCCAGCTAAGTTTTACACCTTGAACTTTACCTTAGATCCGTCTGAATCTATCCCGTTAAAAGATATTACCATAGACGGATTAACAATACTCAAGGATAAACAGGATCAACCGCTTTTGGAAAATCAAGTTTACCCTGAAAGTATTGCCTTTTCTCCGCGTCATTCTGTGTTTATTTCGACGGAAAATTTAGAAAATGTTAACACTCCTCCCTTAATTGCTGAATACGATTTAATAACCGGACAATTAAAAAATACTGTTCCTCTTTCTCCCTTTTATTTTCCCCAATTTAATGAATCTGAACAAACCCAAGGAGTCGAACCTAAATTTGGCTTTAAAGGCTTAACAATTTCTCCCGATGGCTTTAGTCCCGATGGTCGAGATCCCTTTAGATTATTTACGGTGACAGAAAAACCTTTAATTCAAGATCGAGATCCAGAAAATTCAACTAAATTAAGATTATTGCATTATGTCATCGCAGATAGAGCTTCTTTTCTAGTTTCTGAAACCTTATATCTACTAGATGAAACCTCTCAACGCTTAGTGGATATTGCAGCGGCTAAAGGGGGAATATTACTGAGTTTAGAACAATCAAAAGACACGGGTAAAATTTATCAGTTATTCACCGGAGATGCAACGGACACCTCTCGTATGGTGAGTTTACAAGGAGACTTAATTAAAGTACAACCTGTGCGAAAAAAATTATTACTTGATTTACAAGATTTAGGAATATCTTTACAACAGTTAAATGGAATGACGTTAGGCTCTCGTTTACCGGATGGAAATCAAAGTTTAGTCTTAATGGGTGAAGATGATTATCATAAAACTCAGGTTTTATTCTTCAGTTTTAAACAAAGTTGA
- a CDS encoding GNAT family N-acetyltransferase, whose amino-acid sequence MYSTNPQIQFKLIQNPDHPDFKVAIALYEQTFPAYERVSVACIQEAILAKKAQLWGGYYQDQLALMSILYFLPSQDFILLAYLATVPHLRNIKIGSQFLNYIIDFVKNQSKTLVLEVEHPDFGEDRELKQRRVGFYTRLGAKTLKNIIYILPALDGTKTTEMLLMVMPHDHNLEKLNPTIVKQLIRELYQVVYHCHPNDPIFNWIENINDNILLTDN is encoded by the coding sequence ATGTATTCAACTAATCCGCAAATTCAATTTAAGCTCATTCAAAATCCTGATCATCCTGATTTTAAAGTGGCGATCGCTCTTTATGAACAAACATTTCCTGCTTATGAACGAGTTTCGGTTGCTTGCATACAAGAAGCAATTCTAGCGAAAAAAGCTCAACTCTGGGGGGGTTATTATCAAGATCAATTGGCTTTAATGTCAATTTTATATTTTCTTCCCAGTCAGGATTTTATCTTATTAGCTTATTTAGCAACAGTTCCCCATTTAAGAAATATTAAAATCGGCTCTCAATTTTTGAATTATATAATTGATTTCGTTAAAAACCAATCTAAAACTTTAGTCTTAGAAGTTGAACATCCTGATTTTGGAGAAGATCGGGAATTAAAGCAACGCAGAGTCGGATTTTATACACGCTTAGGAGCAAAAACGTTAAAAAATATTATTTATATTTTACCTGCTTTAGATGGCACTAAAACCACAGAGATGCTGTTGATGGTTATGCCTCATGATCATAACTTAGAAAAATTAAATCCAACCATTGTTAAACAGTTAATTAGAGAGTTATATCAAGTCGTTTACCATTGTCATCCTAACGATCCTATTTTTAATTGGATTGAAAATATTAATGACAATATTCTTCTAACTGATAACTGA
- a CDS encoding tetratricopeptide repeat protein produces MVVVIILYGFGNMGIAIAEKKKETEPEKPLLDDFSPNPLFSKEPDHLLPSPPSEGQILGKSQQDILEPELAKLNVEATALLAAQNIPGAFELWNRELRIRRYFGLSQEIAALNRVGLIAWNNSQRLYIKFITERLDQILQKLQTEKNNNLELWQFLGLAFKNVRAKNQALIVYQTLLETANKSQDILAEEQYFNEIAQIYMNWLDYPKASETYEKLLELQQEIRTVQGDRLPPQPQPATPENPNPTPPPSEVRSLQQLAFIYEQIGEYLKAISVRERLAGYYANQPNLFPIPEIKLAIGGNYEKLGQFEQAGLTYQEAYGIATSIQQFDNASEALGRLGKLYRSQNQIKTALDIYQAQVLVNQQAYNYYGMMNAYDQIGDIYLSQKAYQSAIAAFQQGLALAQQLKYREDYFVKKIDIVNRQMNQ; encoded by the coding sequence ATGGTTGTTGTTATAATTTTATATGGTTTCGGAAATATGGGAATTGCGATCGCAGAAAAGAAAAAAGAAACTGAACCTGAAAAACCCTTATTAGATGATTTTTCTCCTAACCCGTTATTCAGTAAAGAACCCGACCATTTACTTCCTTCTCCCCCTTCTGAAGGACAAATTTTAGGCAAAAGTCAACAGGACATATTAGAACCAGAATTAGCCAAACTGAATGTAGAAGCCACCGCATTATTAGCCGCCCAAAATATTCCGGGTGCGTTTGAATTATGGAACCGAGAGTTAAGAATTCGTCGTTATTTTGGATTATCTCAAGAAATTGCTGCTTTAAATCGGGTGGGATTAATTGCTTGGAATAATAGTCAACGACTCTATATAAAATTTATCACTGAACGTCTGGATCAAATTTTACAAAAACTGCAAACAGAAAAGAATAATAATTTAGAATTATGGCAATTTTTGGGATTAGCTTTTAAGAATGTTAGAGCTAAAAATCAAGCTTTAATTGTTTATCAAACTTTATTAGAAACGGCTAACAAAAGTCAAGATATTTTAGCCGAAGAACAATATTTTAATGAGATTGCTCAAATTTATATGAATTGGTTAGATTATCCCAAAGCCTCGGAAACCTATGAAAAACTATTAGAATTACAGCAGGAAATTCGTACCGTACAAGGGGATAGGCTACCTCCTCAACCCCAACCAGCTACACCCGAAAATCCCAACCCGACACCACCACCGAGTGAAGTGCGATCGCTGCAACAATTAGCGTTTATTTATGAACAAATTGGAGAATATTTAAAGGCTATTTCTGTTCGGGAAAGACTAGCAGGCTATTATGCAAATCAACCTAATTTATTTCCCATTCCTGAAATTAAATTAGCCATTGGTGGGAATTATGAAAAATTAGGACAATTTGAACAAGCCGGATTAACTTATCAGGAAGCTTATGGTATTGCGACCTCTATTCAACAGTTTGATAACGCCAGTGAAGCATTAGGAAGATTAGGGAAACTTTATCGTTCTCAAAACCAAATTAAAACCGCTTTAGATATTTATCAAGCTCAAGTTTTAGTCAATCAACAAGCTTATAATTATTATGGCATGATGAATGCTTATGATCAAATCGGGGATATTTATTTATCTCAAAAAGCCTATCAATCTGCGATCGCAGCCTTTCAACAAGGATTAGCCTTAGCACAACAGTTAAAATACAGAGAGGATTATTTTGTGAAAAAAATTGATATTGTTAACCGTCAAATGAATCAATAA
- a CDS encoding NB-ARC domain-containing protein, translating into MTEQFSNLSEDEALEVANRCFYEKFGEKLSDIETIIFRESWQKKTYNTIAESHAYSQNYLQKDVGNKFWDKLSEALGEKVTKRNFKAAIERNCKGYQQTNTFGGTPKEYSEETWQKEKTYGQFVGRNPEIEELLKYLESEQKNKVLGIIGILGIGGLGKTALCHQLVSQAYHAKLFSKIAWVRAKVYQYYPEQNQTNSSSRDSRLTLKDAIKDIGSELKLPHFVLQDIEKCKIEISKILNNTQTLIVIDGLEDTESPKELANELRSLLGQSTLILTSRKGTESDIFEYRLGKLNRDVSREFIQVISKEKYPVSQNPILQATEAEMEKILKITDGMPLAMKLLASQLKNLDLDRIVERFENVPEGQALYDYLFEDSWQELCNLNAVWTQHLLINLAARNQPVPVRLLYDLTDQLSKNEVDHALRLLVRLSLVDVSSGLSKQVSLHSFTARYFRYTLREKYEQLTQ; encoded by the coding sequence ATGACAGAGCAATTCAGCAACTTAAGTGAAGATGAAGCTTTGGAAGTAGCCAACAGATGTTTTTATGAAAAATTTGGAGAGAAACTTAGTGATATTGAGACAATTATTTTTAGAGAATCTTGGCAGAAAAAAACTTACAATACAATAGCTGAGAGCCATGCTTATAGTCAAAACTATCTTCAAAAAGATGTAGGAAATAAATTTTGGGATAAACTTTCAGAAGCATTAGGAGAAAAAGTAACTAAAAGGAATTTTAAAGCAGCTATTGAACGAAATTGTAAAGGCTATCAACAAACCAATACTTTTGGTGGTACTCCTAAAGAGTATAGTGAAGAAACTTGGCAAAAAGAAAAAACTTATGGTCAATTTGTAGGACGAAATCCTGAAATAGAAGAACTCTTAAAATACCTAGAATCTGAACAAAAAAATAAAGTTTTAGGGATAATTGGAATACTGGGTATCGGTGGTTTAGGAAAAACTGCCCTTTGTCATCAATTAGTATCCCAAGCTTATCATGCTAAATTATTCTCAAAAATTGCTTGGGTCAGAGCAAAAGTATATCAATATTATCCGGAACAAAATCAAACTAATTCTAGCTCACGAGATTCTCGTTTAACCTTAAAAGATGCTATTAAAGACATTGGGAGTGAACTCAAATTACCTCATTTCGTATTACAAGATATTGAAAAGTGTAAAATTGAAATCAGTAAGATATTAAATAACACGCAAACTCTAATAGTTATTGATGGTTTAGAAGACACAGAAAGTCCTAAAGAATTAGCTAACGAACTACGGAGTTTATTAGGGCAAAGTACCTTGATTTTAACCAGTAGAAAGGGAACAGAGAGTGATATTTTTGAATATAGACTTGGTAAATTAAATCGTGATGTATCGCGTGAATTTATTCAAGTCATTTCAAAAGAAAAATATCCAGTTAGTCAAAATCCTATTCTTCAAGCTACAGAAGCTGAAATGGAAAAAATTTTAAAGATTACTGATGGAATGCCTTTGGCGATGAAGCTTTTGGCCAGTCAATTGAAAAATTTGGATTTAGATCGCATTGTTGAACGCTTTGAGAATGTACCAGAAGGACAAGCATTGTATGATTATCTTTTTGAAGATAGTTGGCAAGAACTTTGTAATTTAAATGCTGTTTGGACTCAACATTTATTAATTAATCTTGCGGCTCGTAATCAACCCGTTCCGGTGAGGTTATTGTATGATCTTACTGATCAATTATCAAAAAACGAAGTTGATCATGCCTTGAGACTTTTAGTTAGATTATCTCTAGTAGATGTAAGTTCAGGATTAAGTAAACAAGTATCTTTACACTCTTTTACAGCCCGTTATTTTCGCTATACATTAAGAGAGAAATATGAACAACTTACCCAATAA
- a CDS encoding RtcB family protein: MPYETLKLSTPKPVLSWANHELGSEETKMAKNVASLPFVFKHVALMPDVHLGKGALVGSVIATKEAIIPAAVGVDVGCGMCAVKLPFIGEQVEGKLKKIRQEIEAAIPVGFNDNKEIEKAVTNWQGWREFKDLHSKVQNLESKAMKQMGSLGGGNHFIELCLDAENNVWLMLHSGSRHIGNMLAQNHIDTAKHLAKLAELKLPDPDLAYFVSGTPEFAAYWNDLQWAQHYARLNRDIMMARFKRIVEKAIAGGKPTKPLLEVNCHHNYSEKEVHFGEEVYVTRKGAVRAAEQDYGIIPGSMGAKSFIVKGKGNHDSYCSCSHGAGRLMSRTKAKKQFSLDDLIQQTQGIECRKDEGVIDEIPGAYKPIDEVMKQQSDLVEVVATLKQILCVKG, translated from the coding sequence ATGCCTTACGAAACCTTAAAACTTTCCACCCCTAAACCCGTCCTATCTTGGGCAAATCATGAGTTAGGTTCCGAAGAAACCAAAATGGCAAAAAACGTCGCTTCTTTGCCCTTTGTGTTTAAGCACGTTGCTTTAATGCCCGATGTTCACTTAGGAAAAGGGGCATTAGTTGGTTCTGTTATTGCTACAAAAGAAGCCATTATTCCAGCGGCTGTGGGCGTTGATGTGGGTTGTGGGATGTGTGCCGTTAAATTACCTTTTATTGGCGAACAAGTCGAGGGAAAACTCAAAAAAATTCGCCAAGAAATTGAAGCTGCTATTCCAGTTGGATTTAATGACAATAAAGAAATTGAAAAAGCTGTTACAAACTGGCAAGGATGGCGAGAATTTAAAGATCTACATTCTAAAGTTCAAAACTTAGAATCAAAAGCCATGAAACAAATGGGATCTTTAGGAGGGGGTAATCATTTTATTGAACTGTGTTTAGATGCAGAAAACAACGTTTGGTTAATGCTGCATTCTGGTTCTCGTCATATTGGTAATATGTTAGCCCAGAATCATATTGACACTGCAAAACATCTAGCAAAATTAGCTGAACTTAAACTACCTGACCCTGATTTAGCTTATTTTGTATCAGGAACTCCCGAATTTGCAGCCTATTGGAATGATTTACAATGGGCACAACATTATGCTCGATTAAATCGAGATATTATGATGGCACGGTTTAAACGAATTGTAGAAAAAGCCATTGCGGGAGGTAAACCCACCAAACCTTTATTAGAGGTTAATTGCCATCATAATTATTCTGAAAAAGAAGTGCATTTTGGCGAAGAAGTTTATGTTACTCGTAAAGGTGCAGTTCGGGCAGCAGAACAAGATTATGGGATTATTCCAGGTTCAATGGGAGCAAAATCTTTTATTGTTAAAGGCAAGGGAAATCATGATAGTTACTGTAGCTGTTCCCACGGCGCAGGGCGTTTAATGTCTCGAACTAAAGCCAAAAAACAATTTAGTTTGGATGATTTAATTCAACAAACTCAAGGGATTGAATGTCGCAAGGATGAAGGAGTGATTGATGAAATTCCCGGTGCTTATAAACCCATTGATGAAGTCATGAAACAACAATCCGATTTAGTTGAAGTGGTAGCCACTTTAAAACAAATTCTCTGCGTCAAAGGGTAA
- a CDS encoding DUF3598 family protein, translating into MNSQWKSFLKNLGEWQGSFTQFSPQGELINDIPSHLTLESFNENRTARLTLKRFYPNSDPTLEPEIKELVREYQSLGRDILFFENGTFSQGTIQLSPISKSGAEFGFIHENRRLRLVELFNLDGYLESLTLIREKRQGSNDIERPALTLEALLGEWKGEGITLYPDLRSPDIYPTRMQLQLESDSKYQLLQNLTFGVQDIKISSKARIEGSMIRFDQGKNPVRVILLPDGASATIPERVELRKPFFFEAGWLIKPDIRQRLIRQYNDKGEWLSLTLVTEYKQS; encoded by the coding sequence ATGAACAGTCAATGGAAAAGTTTTCTAAAAAATCTGGGAGAATGGCAAGGGTCTTTTACCCAGTTCTCACCCCAAGGAGAACTCATTAATGATATTCCCAGTCATCTTACCCTAGAAAGTTTTAATGAAAATCGAACAGCCCGCCTAACCCTAAAACGATTTTATCCTAATTCCGATCCAACACTTGAACCGGAAATTAAAGAATTAGTTCGAGAATACCAATCTCTGGGACGAGATATTTTATTTTTTGAGAATGGTACTTTTTCTCAAGGCACTATTCAACTGTCTCCGATTTCAAAATCTGGTGCAGAGTTTGGGTTTATTCATGAAAATCGACGGTTGCGCCTAGTAGAATTATTTAATCTTGATGGTTATTTAGAAAGCTTAACTTTAATTCGAGAAAAACGTCAGGGAAGCAATGATATTGAACGCCCTGCTTTAACCCTTGAAGCCTTATTAGGAGAGTGGAAAGGTGAAGGAATTACCCTTTATCCTGATTTACGTTCTCCTGATATTTATCCAACTCGAATGCAGTTGCAATTAGAGTCTGATAGTAAATATCAACTGCTGCAAAATTTAACGTTTGGGGTTCAAGACATTAAAATATCCTCAAAAGCTAGAATTGAGGGTTCAATGATTCGCTTTGATCAAGGGAAAAACCCAGTTAGAGTCATATTATTGCCGGATGGGGCATCTGCTACAATTCCTGAACGAGTAGAGTTAAGAAAACCCTTCTTTTTTGAAGCAGGTTGGTTAATTAAGCCTGATATTCGACAGCGTTTAATTCGTCAATATAATGATAAAGGAGAATGGTTGAGTTTAACATTAGTTACAGAGTATAAACAATCCTAG
- a CDS encoding YkvA family protein → MKDLIQSFYNWYRVTLRNTKYRWVVILGSLLYLVSPIDISPDFLPVVGWLDDGIIATILVTEVSQLLIEGLNRRKQTRQGTEVNEVESVNRDQTVVDVSVS, encoded by the coding sequence ATGAAAGATCTTATTCAATCCTTTTATAATTGGTATCGCGTTACCCTACGGAATACAAAATATCGTTGGGTTGTGATTTTAGGAAGCTTACTTTATTTAGTGAGTCCGATTGATATTTCTCCTGACTTTCTACCCGTTGTCGGATGGTTAGATGATGGGATAATTGCGACCATTTTAGTCACTGAAGTATCGCAATTACTCATTGAAGGTTTAAACCGCCGCAAACAAACCCGTCAAGGGACAGAGGTTAATGAAGTTGAATCTGTGAACCGTGACCAAACCGTTGTAGACGTTTCTGTCAGCTAG
- a CDS encoding SAM hydrolase/SAM-dependent halogenase family protein yields MLPNYPIITLLTDFGSKDIYVGVMKGVISQINPQINIIDLTHEIPPQNIAMSRFCLMNAYSYFPEGTVHIAVVDPGVGTQRRAIAIKFKNSYLVGPDNGLLTGLLEPFLTSKIDINSNHLESPEIIAVELNNPKYWRTSQPSTTFHGRDIFAAVGAHLASGIPLEQLGTFIDLKTLVRLSLPSCRLTDDGIEGCIQYIDGFGNLVTNIPGEAVADKNWYIAISEGKKKPKNKKHKPKKNKLKNKKNSKKILQTEQHKLAGLSCLIPKGQTYGDLPSGQLVALVGSHQWLEIAMNGGNAQQQLKLDLGAKVQVIISHQ; encoded by the coding sequence ATGTTACCAAATTATCCAATCATAACACTTTTAACAGATTTTGGCTCAAAAGATATTTATGTCGGGGTAATGAAAGGAGTTATTAGTCAAATTAATCCTCAAATTAATATCATTGACTTAACCCATGAAATTCCCCCTCAAAATATTGCTATGTCCAGATTTTGTTTAATGAATGCTTATTCCTATTTCCCAGAAGGAACCGTTCATATTGCTGTGGTTGATCCTGGGGTAGGAACCCAACGACGAGCGATCGCGATTAAATTTAAAAATAGCTATTTAGTCGGGCCGGATAATGGATTATTAACGGGACTATTAGAACCCTTTTTAACGTCTAAAATTGACATTAATTCTAATCATTTAGAATCCCCGGAAATTATTGCTGTTGAATTAAATAATCCTAAATATTGGCGAACCTCTCAACCGAGTACAACCTTTCACGGTCGAGATATTTTTGCGGCGGTTGGTGCTCATTTAGCCTCTGGTATTCCCCTAGAACAATTGGGAACCTTCATTGACCTAAAAACGTTAGTACGCTTATCTTTACCATCCTGTCGATTGACTGATGATGGCATAGAGGGATGTATTCAATATATTGATGGGTTTGGAAATTTAGTCACCAATATTCCTGGGGAAGCCGTTGCGGATAAAAACTGGTATATAGCAATCAGCGAAGGTAAGAAAAAGCCCAAAAACAAAAAACACAAACCGAAAAAAAATAAACTTAAAAATAAGAAAAATTCTAAAAAAATATTGCAAACAGAGCAACATAAACTTGCGGGTTTATCTTGTCTGATTCCAAAAGGTCAAACCTATGGAGATTTGCCATCAGGTCAATTGGTCGCCTTAGTAGGTTCTCATCAGTGGTTAGAAATTGCCATGAATGGGGGAAATGCTCAACAACAATTAAAACTAGATTTAGGAGCAAAAGTCCAGGTGATTATCAGTCATCAGTAA
- a CDS encoding tetratricopeptide repeat protein, translated as MNNLPNNVEFYKNYLNLLYSSPDTWSQNWLKKAQKLNEKLFSNQPEQSESVTEIIGQLRDIFEQINYDVNQQNYDVNQQNIRDYCRVIFNYCELTQDWRDWGNWTEQEIAKGVGTDAPWLYCGLGRYLEEIGQLQKSIDYHQAGILASQEAGDKIFLAWNHLGAGIALQRYNQPDDAERHLLQALKLFEQQNHLYLQANTLANLGSYYDRFDKSNLAVNCYQESASILREIENYFDLGRILYSQGIAHLNLNQIKEAELVFLDAQELCETTENWYFLALSYYGMGWLEYKKSHFLKSKDFLENSLRQIKKAKELGTGASRLSFPEIEGNIYILAAAAYSKGSQPNFEAAERYLDQAELAYNQLDYATEKLLNVLANRARIYEYSENWSQAILAFSELLKEGKRLNSMKIIGDAAIHLIRIYYKKSASLGEWLKLLNQLGYLGFISLAKRFHR; from the coding sequence ATGAACAACTTACCCAATAATGTTGAATTTTATAAAAATTATCTGAATTTATTGTATTCTAGTCCAGATACCTGGAGTCAAAACTGGTTAAAAAAAGCTCAAAAACTTAATGAAAAATTATTTAGTAATCAACCAGAACAATCAGAATCAGTAACAGAAATTATTGGGCAATTGCGAGATATTTTTGAGCAAATTAATTATGATGTTAATCAACAGAATTATGATGTTAATCAACAAAATATAAGAGATTATTGTCGAGTAATATTTAATTATTGTGAATTAACCCAAGATTGGCGAGATTGGGGAAATTGGACTGAACAAGAAATTGCTAAAGGTGTAGGAACAGATGCACCTTGGTTATATTGTGGTTTAGGACGTTATCTCGAAGAAATTGGTCAACTTCAAAAATCTATAGACTATCATCAAGCAGGAATTTTAGCCAGTCAAGAAGCTGGTGATAAAATATTTTTAGCTTGGAATCATTTAGGAGCAGGAATAGCACTTCAACGTTATAATCAACCTGATGATGCAGAAAGACATCTTTTGCAAGCTTTAAAACTATTTGAACAGCAAAATCATCTTTATTTACAAGCAAATACATTAGCTAATCTAGGCAGTTACTATGATCGATTTGACAAAAGTAATCTTGCTGTTAATTGTTATCAAGAATCGGCATCGATTTTGCGAGAAATAGAGAACTATTTTGATTTGGGTCGGATTCTTTATAGCCAGGGAATTGCTCATTTGAACCTGAACCAAATCAAGGAAGCGGAATTAGTTTTCTTAGACGCTCAAGAATTATGTGAAACAACAGAAAATTGGTATTTTCTTGCCTTGAGTTATTATGGAATGGGTTGGTTAGAATATAAAAAAAGTCATTTTCTAAAATCTAAAGATTTTTTGGAAAACTCCCTGCGACAAATTAAAAAAGCAAAGGAATTGGGAACAGGAGCAAGTCGGTTATCTTTCCCTGAAATTGAGGGAAATATCTATATTTTAGCAGCAGCAGCTTATAGCAAAGGTTCTCAGCCAAATTTTGAAGCTGCTGAAAGATATTTAGATCAGGCAGAACTAGCTTATAATCAGTTAGATTATGCTACAGAAAAGCTGCTTAATGTACTTGCAAATCGAGCAAGAATATATGAATATTCTGAAAATTGGTCTCAAGCGATATTAGCTTTTTCAGAATTATTGAAAGAAGGAAAACGCTTAAATTCCATGAAAATAATTGGAGATGCTGCTATCCATCTCATTCGTATCTACTATAAAAAATCAGCGTCCTTGGGAGAATGGCTGAAACTGTTGAATCAATTAGGTTATTTGGGCTTTATAAGTTTAGCAAAACGATTTCACCGTTAA